In Dryocola sp. LX212, the genomic stretch CTGATTTCAACTATCTACACCCAGGCCAACCAGTACCGCGTGGTGCTGGAGCACGACACTTCCACCACGCCGGGCCTCAGCGCGCTGGATAATATTCGCCTGGCAAGCAGCGACGGCGGCAGCGTGCCGCTGCATACCATTGCCAAAGTCGAACAGCGCTTTGCGCCGCTGACGGTGAACCATCTCGACCAGTTCCCGTCGACGACCTTCTCGTTCAACGTGCCGGATGACTATTCGCTGGGCGAAGCCGTAGATGCCATTACCCAGGCGGAGAAAGATCTGGCGCTGCCTTCGGATATCACCACGCAGTTCCAGGGTAGCACCCTCGCCTTCCAGGCCGCGTTAGGAAGCACCATCTGGCTGATCGTTGCCTCCGTCGTAGCGATGTACATCGTGCTGGGCGTGCTTTATGAAAGCTTTATCCATCCAATTACTATTCTGTCAACGCTGCCCACCGCGGGGGTAGGCGCGCTGCTGGCGCTGATGCTGGCGGGAGCCGAGCTGGATGTGATTGCGATTATCGGCATCATCCTACTTATCGGCATCGTGAAGAAGAACGCCATCATGATGATCGACTTCGCGCTGGCGGCGGAGCGTGAACAGGGAATGGCACCTTATGAGGCGATTTACCAGGCGTGCCTGCTGCGTTTCCGTCCGATCCTGATGACTACGCTGGCCGCCCTGCTCGGCGCGCTGCCGCTGATGCTTTCAACGGGCGTTGGCGCGGAGCTGCGCCGTCCGCTGGGTATCGGCATGGTGGGCGGCCTAATGGTCAGCCAGGTATTAACCCTGTTTACCACGCCGGTTATTTACCTGCTGTTTGACCGCCTGTCGCACTATACGCGCAACCGCTTTGGCCGCCGTGAAGAGGAACTGCCGTGAAATTCTTCGCGCTGTTTATCTACCGTCCGGTCGCGACCATCCTGCTGACCGCTGCCATCACGCTGTGCGGCGTGCTCGGCTTCCGACTGCTGCCCGTGGCCCCGCTGCCGCAGGTGGATTTCCCGGTGATCATGATCAGCGCCTCGCTGCCGGGGGCGTCGCCTGAAACAATGGCGTCGTCGGTGGCAACGCCGCTTGAGCAGGCGCTGGGGCGAATCGCGGGCGTCAGCGAAATGACGTCGTCCAGCTCGCTTGGCAGCACGCGCATCATTCTTGAATTCAATTTCGACCGGGATATCAACGGCGCCGCCCGCGACGTGCAGGCCGCGATTAACGCCGCGCAGAGCCTGCTGCCAAGCGGTATGCCGAGCCGTCCGACCTATCGTAAAGCCAACCCGTCAGACGCGCCGATTATCATTCTGACGCTGACTTCTGACACGCTGTCCCAGGGCCAGCTGTACGACTTCGCCTCTACGCAGCTGGCGCAAACCGTTTCGCAGATTGACGGCGTCGGCGACGTCGATGTTGGGGGCAGTTCGCTACCGGCGGTGCGGGTGGATTTGAATCCTCAGGCTTTGTTTAACCAGGGCGTCTCTCTGGACGCGGTGCGTACCGCTATAGACAATGCCAACGTGCGCCGCCCGCAGGGTGCCGTTGAAGAAGATACGCGCCGCTGGCAGCTGCAGACCAACGACGAGTTGAAAACCGCCGCGGAATACAAGCCGCTGATAATCCACTACAACAACGCTGGGGCGGTACACCTGAGCGACGTGGCAAACGTCACCGACTCGGTGCAGGACGTGCGCAACGCGGGGATGACTAATGCCAAGCCCGCGATTTTGCTGATGATCCGCAAGTCCCAGGAAGCCAACATCATCGAAACCGTGGATCGCATCCGGGCAAAGTTCCCCGAGCTGCGCGAAACCATCCCTGCCTCCATAGATTTACAGGTTGCCCAGGACCGCTCGCCAACCATTCGTGCTTCGCTTGCCGAAGTTGAGCAGTCGCTGATTATTTCCGTCGCGCTGGTGATCCTCGTGGTCTTCCTGTTCCTGCGTTCGGGCCGCGCCACGCTGATCCCGGCCGTTGCCGTTCCCGTCTCGCTTATCGGCACGTTTATTGCCATGTACCTGTGCGGTTTCAGCCTGAACAACCTGTCGTTAATGGCGTTAACCATCGCCACCGGCTTCGTGGTGGATGACGCCATCGTGGTACTGGAGAACATTTCCCGCCACCTTGAAGCGGGGGTAAAACCCTTGCAGGCCGCGCTGCAGGGGGTGCGTGAAGTCGGTTTTACGGTGCTCTCAATGAGCCTGTCGCTGGTGGCGGTATTCCTGCCGCTGCTGCTGATGGGCGGGTTGCCGGGGCGATTATTTAAGGAGTTTGCCGTCACGCTATCGGTGGCGATTGGTATTTCGCTGGTCGTCTCCCTGACGCTGACGCCAATGATGTGCGGCTGGCTGCTGAAGAACAAACCCCAACACACCCCAACCCGCAGGCGCGGCTTTGGGCGTCTGCTGGTCGCGATGCAGGAAGGCTACGGGCGTTCACTGAAGTGGGTGCTGAACCACGCGAAACTTGTCGGTCTGGTGCTGATTGCCACCATCGCGCTGAACGTCTGGCTGTATATCGCCATCCCGAAAACCTTCTTCCCGGAGCAGGATACCGGACGGCTGATGGGCAACATTCAGGCGGACCAGAGCATTTCGTTCCAGGCGATGCGCGGCAAGCTGCAGGACTTTATGAAGATCATTCGTGAGGATCCGGCGGTGGATAACGTCACCGGTTTTACCGGCGGCTCGCGGGTGAACAGCGGCATGATGTTTATCTCTCTTAAGCCGCTTAGCGAACGTA encodes the following:
- the mdtC gene encoding multidrug efflux RND transporter permease subunit MdtC, encoding MKFFALFIYRPVATILLTAAITLCGVLGFRLLPVAPLPQVDFPVIMISASLPGASPETMASSVATPLEQALGRIAGVSEMTSSSSLGSTRIILEFNFDRDINGAARDVQAAINAAQSLLPSGMPSRPTYRKANPSDAPIIILTLTSDTLSQGQLYDFASTQLAQTVSQIDGVGDVDVGGSSLPAVRVDLNPQALFNQGVSLDAVRTAIDNANVRRPQGAVEEDTRRWQLQTNDELKTAAEYKPLIIHYNNAGAVHLSDVANVTDSVQDVRNAGMTNAKPAILLMIRKSQEANIIETVDRIRAKFPELRETIPASIDLQVAQDRSPTIRASLAEVEQSLIISVALVILVVFLFLRSGRATLIPAVAVPVSLIGTFIAMYLCGFSLNNLSLMALTIATGFVVDDAIVVLENISRHLEAGVKPLQAALQGVREVGFTVLSMSLSLVAVFLPLLLMGGLPGRLFKEFAVTLSVAIGISLVVSLTLTPMMCGWLLKNKPQHTPTRRRGFGRLLVAMQEGYGRSLKWVLNHAKLVGLVLIATIALNVWLYIAIPKTFFPEQDTGRLMGNIQADQSISFQAMRGKLQDFMKIIREDPAVDNVTGFTGGSRVNSGMMFISLKPLSERKETAQQVIDRLRKALAKEPGASLFLMAVQDIRVGGRSANASYQYTLLSDSLADLRTWEPKIRKAFASLPQLADVNSDQQDNGAEMDLIYDRETMSRLGISVSDANSLLNNAFGQRQISTIYQPLNQYKVVMEVDPRYTQDISSLDQMFVTNSEGKPIPLSYFAKWQPANAPLAVNHQGLSAASTISFNLPTGVSLSEASDAIDRMMTSLGVPSTVRGSYAGTAQVFQDTMKSQVLLIIAAIATVYIVLGILYESYVHPLTILSTLPSAGVGALLALELFGAPFSLIALIGIMLLIGIVKKNAIMMVDFAIEAQRNGNLTPQEAIFQACLLRFRPIMMTTLAALFGALPLVLTSGDGAELRQPLGITIVGGLVVSQLLTLYTTPVVYLFFDRLRLRFSRHSNKQFIGE